One window of the Methylocystis parvus OBBP genome contains the following:
- a CDS encoding aspartyl protease family protein, which produces MTDWRWIGLLLAALTGLADARAEPARSTVGMTLTQADYGGGRIYVPVRFDNMMGAMRLDTGASTTRVALAPWNRDLPVVAQSESTGASGRTVRCDDVEAKNIELKASQGAGVARAKYEVARCAENDGDDLLGLDFFKGARFSLDFAKSEMVFFGDPPAHPAPFRLLGPDRRLVGVDLRVGNVPAAGLFDTGAEVSAVDQHFVDAHKNLFALAKRKGKASEAGGAGFSSKIYKIKAIDLGQGRVLRGVYALAYDFGPLRQALGSGTPLILGYNVISRFAWTLDLTQAAQPTWDARSR; this is translated from the coding sequence ATGACGGATTGGCGATGGATCGGCCTTCTCCTTGCGGCGCTGACCGGCCTCGCCGACGCGCGCGCCGAGCCCGCCCGCTCGACTGTCGGCATGACCCTGACGCAGGCCGATTATGGCGGGGGCCGCATCTATGTTCCCGTCCGCTTCGACAATATGATGGGCGCGATGCGGCTGGACACGGGGGCTTCCACGACGCGCGTCGCGCTGGCGCCCTGGAACAGGGACCTGCCCGTGGTCGCGCAAAGCGAGTCCACCGGGGCTTCCGGCCGAACGGTGCGATGCGACGACGTGGAGGCGAAAAATATCGAGCTGAAGGCCTCGCAAGGCGCCGGGGTCGCCCGCGCGAAATATGAGGTTGCGCGCTGCGCCGAAAATGATGGGGACGACCTCCTGGGTCTCGATTTTTTCAAGGGCGCCCGTTTCTCCCTTGATTTCGCCAAGAGCGAGATGGTCTTTTTCGGGGACCCGCCCGCGCATCCGGCGCCCTTTAGATTGCTGGGACCGGATCGGCGTCTCGTCGGCGTCGACCTTAGGGTCGGCAACGTTCCGGCGGCCGGCCTGTTCGACACGGGCGCGGAAGTTTCGGCGGTCGACCAGCACTTCGTCGACGCGCATAAGAACCTCTTCGCCTTGGCGAAGCGCAAGGGTAAGGCGAGTGAAGCGGGCGGGGCCGGTTTCTCCTCAAAGATCTATAAAATCAAGGCGATCGATCTCGGGCAGGGCCGCGTCCTGCGCGGCGTCTATGCGCTCGCCTATGATTTCGGGCCGCTGCGTCAGGCGCTGGGGAGCGGTACGCCCCTTATTCTCGGCTATAATGTCATCAGCCGCTTCGCCTGGACGCTGGACCTTACGCAGGCCGCGCAACCGACCTGGGACGCCCGGTCCAGATAG
- a CDS encoding Em GEA1 (EM1): MPQKQTGSQGGKSSPKGPMTVKEAGKMGGEIRKEELGPEGYSEMGHKGGQRVKELIEEGKRSEGGGKGKKH; this comes from the coding sequence ATGCCGCAGAAACAGACAGGTTCGCAGGGCGGAAAATCAAGCCCCAAGGGTCCGATGACCGTTAAGGAAGCGGGTAAGATGGGCGGCGAGATCCGCAAGGAAGAGCTGGGGCCGGAAGGCTATTCCGAGATGGGACACAAGGGCGGCCAGCGCGTGAAGGAGCTGATCGAAGAAGGAAAGCGCTCCGAGGGCGGCGGCAAGGGAAAGAAGCATTAA
- a CDS encoding c-type cytochrome translates to MKSVLLCLLFLLSPLQARAGEKAQTRLDELKMNCETCHGVGGVSPVPDQTPSIAGKSERFLVGQLEAFRAGKRRHDTMGLMGDTMSDDEIRAIARHFARMKK, encoded by the coding sequence ATGAAATCCGTGCTTCTTTGTCTTCTTTTCCTTCTCTCGCCGCTTCAGGCGCGCGCCGGCGAAAAGGCGCAAACGCGCCTCGACGAGCTGAAGATGAATTGCGAGACCTGCCATGGCGTCGGGGGCGTCTCCCCCGTGCCGGATCAGACTCCATCCATCGCAGGAAAGAGCGAGCGCTTCCTTGTCGGTCAGCTCGAGGCGTTTCGCGCCGGAAAGCGACGCCACGATACGATGGGGCTGATGGGCGACACGATGTCGGACGACGAGATCAGGGCGATTGCGCGCCACTTTGCGAGAATGAAGAAGTGA
- a CDS encoding ABC transporter ATP-binding protein, translating into MNGNEDRLRASDKRTVYERAFSYFSHDWPWIALLVALIGVSVGVGLFEAWPLAILVDSILTHDPKEGWLHGYFLALLPADKPGQIIGLVLIGLCLQIVGYCAWLARMMINYYLNYWGTTRVRADLFAKLQRLDLAYHQSRPQGDSIYRLTTDAFGPWGIVDIMIGTAVAAVTFTVMTAIMLSRNVGLTFAAYSVAPFILWSNWRFGMRIHQRALESKQIDADLTAHIQQAMTRLPLSQTFRREPFEFQRFAQAVGRSVTGLLRLNWQEQLYPLARDTILSLGSAIILGYGGWLVYRDQFLSPVADGMTVGALIIFMDYLRKLWDPLKWLAEFFSKIRTFEAAARRVFFVLDEPEAIRDKPNARALPPRPRRLAFDDVSFGYGPDRNVLFDVDAAIAPGEMVGFVGPSGTGKSSLLKLMLRFHDPSAGAVRLDSVDIRDVRLKDLRAHFAFVRQEDLMLPTSVAENIAYGHPAATKEEIDAAAALAGASDFIRDQPKGYDTILSEGGANLSGGQRQRLAIARALLSEAPILVLDEPTSALDPPNEQLLIETLHRLKRRRTIVLVTHRLHSVVECDRIFVMEAGRIVARGTHETLLRQSKAYASLWRVEQSEEPPPPRQRRSA; encoded by the coding sequence ATGAACGGAAACGAAGATCGACTTCGCGCCTCGGACAAGCGCACAGTTTATGAGCGCGCATTTTCCTACTTCTCGCACGATTGGCCTTGGATCGCCTTGCTCGTCGCGCTCATCGGCGTCTCCGTCGGAGTCGGGCTGTTCGAAGCGTGGCCGCTCGCCATTCTGGTAGATTCCATTCTCACGCATGATCCCAAGGAAGGATGGCTGCACGGCTACTTTCTCGCTTTGCTTCCTGCAGACAAGCCGGGACAGATAATCGGCCTCGTGCTGATCGGCCTTTGCCTTCAGATCGTCGGCTATTGCGCTTGGCTGGCGCGCATGATGATCAATTATTACTTGAATTATTGGGGCACCACGCGCGTTCGCGCCGATCTCTTCGCCAAACTCCAGCGGCTCGATCTCGCTTATCATCAATCGCGGCCGCAGGGAGACTCCATCTATCGTCTGACGACCGACGCTTTTGGTCCATGGGGCATTGTCGACATCATGATCGGCACCGCGGTCGCCGCAGTGACCTTCACCGTGATGACGGCGATCATGTTGTCGCGCAATGTCGGACTCACCTTCGCGGCCTATTCGGTCGCGCCTTTCATCCTGTGGAGCAACTGGCGCTTCGGCATGCGCATCCATCAACGCGCGCTGGAGTCGAAACAGATCGACGCTGATCTCACCGCGCATATACAGCAAGCGATGACGCGCCTGCCCCTGTCGCAAACATTTCGCCGCGAACCCTTCGAGTTCCAGCGCTTTGCGCAGGCTGTGGGGCGCAGCGTGACCGGCTTGCTGCGTCTCAATTGGCAGGAGCAGCTCTACCCGCTTGCGCGCGACACGATTCTTTCTCTGGGCTCCGCGATCATCCTTGGTTATGGCGGCTGGCTGGTCTATCGCGACCAGTTCCTCTCGCCCGTCGCCGATGGGATGACGGTCGGCGCCCTGATCATTTTCATGGACTATCTGCGCAAGCTCTGGGACCCGCTAAAATGGCTTGCGGAGTTCTTCTCCAAGATCAGGACGTTCGAGGCCGCCGCGCGTCGCGTCTTCTTCGTTCTCGATGAGCCGGAAGCGATCAGGGACAAACCGAACGCTCGCGCTCTGCCGCCGCGCCCGCGCCGCCTCGCCTTCGATGACGTCTCGTTCGGTTATGGGCCGGACCGCAACGTTCTCTTCGACGTCGACGCCGCCATCGCGCCGGGCGAGATGGTCGGTTTTGTCGGGCCGAGCGGCACGGGCAAGAGCTCTCTGCTGAAATTGATGTTACGCTTTCACGATCCGTCCGCCGGAGCCGTTCGCCTCGATTCCGTCGACATAAGAGACGTGCGCTTGAAGGATTTGCGCGCGCATTTCGCTTTCGTGCGGCAAGAGGATCTGATGCTGCCGACGAGCGTCGCGGAGAACATCGCCTACGGCCATCCCGCGGCGACGAAGGAAGAGATCGACGCCGCGGCCGCGCTCGCGGGCGCTTCCGATTTCATTCGCGACCAGCCTAAAGGTTACGATACGATCTTGAGTGAAGGCGGGGCCAATCTTTCCGGCGGACAAAGGCAGCGATTGGCGATCGCGCGAGCGCTTTTGAGCGAAGCGCCCATTCTCGTGCTGGACGAACCGACGAGCGCGCTCGATCCGCCCAATGAGCAACTGCTGATCGAGACGCTGCACCGCCTGAAGCGACGCCGCACCATCGTTCTCGTCACCCATCGCCTTCATTCCGTCGTAGAATGCGACCGGATTTTCGTGATGGAGGCCGGCCGCATCGTGGCGCGCGGGACGCATGAAACGCTGCTGCGGCAAAGCAAGGCCTATGCGTCGCTTTGGCGGGTCGAACAGAGCGAAGAACCCCCGCCGCCACGCCAAAGGAGGTCTGCCTAG
- a CDS encoding selenium-binding protein SBP56-related protein, whose protein sequence is MKTIEICMRKGAAIGLFLLGALPGLAPAYADETCNSPFMAGLIKGQEQFLHVWTLGEKGIGDESDKLVTIDVIPGSATYGEVIHAISVGGRGEAHHMGFTDDRKYLWAGRLDDSKIFIFDVGSDPSKPKLVKTIDNLAESTGYVGPHTFYALPGRMLVQALSNKKDHGGITGLITYNNAGDLVATTPMPVDNGGDGYGYDIAINPGQNRMLTSSFTGWTNYMMDLSQLIQDSSAMKNFGNTMVLWDLKAMKPEKAFSVPGAPLEIRWALKPGADWAITAGALTSKLYLIKQDENHQWQAKAVADVGDPAKIPLPVDISISSDASSLWVNTFMDGTARLFDLSNPEAPKQVYAKKIGAQVNMVSQSWDGKRVYFTTSLLANWDKKGADNEQFLKGYSWDGKELKEDFVVDFHKEGLGRAHHMKFTARAQKAERQ, encoded by the coding sequence ATGAAAACGATTGAAATTTGCATGCGCAAGGGGGCGGCGATCGGTTTGTTTCTGCTCGGCGCTCTGCCGGGGCTCGCCCCGGCCTATGCGGACGAAACCTGCAATTCGCCCTTCATGGCGGGGCTCATCAAGGGACAGGAGCAGTTTCTGCATGTCTGGACTCTGGGCGAAAAGGGAATCGGCGACGAATCCGACAAGCTGGTGACGATCGACGTCATTCCCGGCTCGGCGACCTATGGCGAAGTCATCCACGCCATCTCCGTCGGCGGACGCGGCGAGGCGCATCACATGGGCTTTACCGACGATCGCAAATATCTCTGGGCGGGACGTCTCGACGACAGCAAGATCTTCATCTTCGACGTCGGTTCCGATCCTTCAAAGCCCAAACTCGTGAAGACGATCGACAATCTCGCCGAAAGCACCGGCTATGTCGGCCCGCATACTTTCTACGCCCTGCCCGGCCGCATGCTCGTGCAGGCGCTCTCCAACAAGAAAGACCATGGCGGAATCACGGGCCTCATCACCTATAACAATGCCGGCGATCTCGTCGCGACGACGCCCATGCCGGTCGACAATGGCGGCGACGGATATGGCTACGACATCGCCATCAATCCAGGCCAGAACCGCATGCTCACATCGAGCTTCACCGGCTGGACCAATTACATGATGGATCTGTCCCAACTCATTCAGGACAGCTCCGCGATGAAGAATTTCGGCAACACCATGGTCCTTTGGGACCTCAAGGCGATGAAGCCCGAAAAGGCGTTCTCGGTCCCCGGCGCGCCGCTCGAAATCCGTTGGGCGCTGAAGCCCGGCGCGGACTGGGCGATCACCGCCGGCGCGCTGACCTCCAAGCTATATCTCATCAAGCAGGACGAGAACCATCAGTGGCAGGCGAAAGCCGTCGCCGATGTCGGCGATCCCGCGAAAATACCGCTCCCTGTCGACATCTCGATCTCGTCGGACGCCTCTTCGCTGTGGGTCAACACCTTCATGGACGGAACGGCCCGCCTTTTCGATCTTTCCAATCCTGAAGCGCCGAAGCAGGTCTATGCGAAAAAGATCGGCGCGCAGGTGAACATGGTCTCGCAAAGCTGGGACGGAAAGCGCGTTTATTTCACGACCTCGCTCCTCGCCAATTGGGACAAGAAAGGCGCCGACAACGAACAGTTCCTCAAAGGCTACTCCTGGGACGGCAAGGAGCTGAAGGAAGACTTCGTCGTCGACTTTCACAAGGAGGGGCTCGGCCGCGCGCATCATATGAAATTTACGGCGCGCGCGCAGAAAGCCGAACGCCAGTGA
- a CDS encoding ABC-F family ATP-binding cassette domain-containing protein, translating into MIRLENISKQNGSQILYIEASASLLKGEKVGLVGPNGAGKSTLFRMIVSRELPDEGQVSVDRGVTIGYFDQDVGEMSGRSAVAEVMNGAGPVSDVAAELRTLEAAMADPDQADDMGAIIERYGEVQGRFEELDGYALEGRAREVLAGLNFSQEMMDGDVGALSGGWKMRVALARILLMRPDVMLLDEPSNHLDLESLIWLEAFLKGYEGALLMTSHDREFMNRIVAKVIEIDGGSLTTYSGDYEFYEAQRAQNEKQQQAQYERQQAMLAKEIKFIERFKARASHAAQVQSRVKKLDKIEKVEPPRRRQTILFEFRPAPRSGDDVATLKNIHKGYGARRIYDGLDFGVRRRERWCVMGVNGAGKSTLLKLVAGAAEPDEGAVSIGASVKMGYFAQHAMDLLDGDRTVFETLEDAFPQAGQGSLRTLAGCFGFSGDDAEKKCRVLSGGEKARLVMAKMLYDPPNFLVLDEPTNHLDLATKEMLITALGNFEGAMLFVSHDRRFLGALSNRVLELTPEGVHKYDGGYTEYVARTGHEAPGLHE; encoded by the coding sequence ATGATCCGCCTCGAAAATATCAGCAAACAAAACGGCTCCCAGATTCTCTACATTGAGGCCTCGGCGTCTCTTCTCAAGGGCGAAAAGGTCGGGCTCGTTGGGCCCAACGGCGCCGGCAAATCCACGCTCTTTCGCATGATCGTCAGCCGCGAGCTCCCGGATGAGGGGCAGGTCTCGGTCGATCGGGGCGTCACCATCGGCTATTTCGACCAGGATGTCGGCGAGATGTCCGGACGCAGCGCCGTCGCCGAGGTCATGAACGGCGCGGGTCCGGTGAGCGACGTCGCCGCCGAGCTGAGAACGCTCGAGGCCGCCATGGCGGACCCGGACCAGGCGGACGATATGGGCGCGATCATCGAGCGCTATGGCGAGGTCCAGGGGCGTTTCGAGGAGCTCGACGGCTACGCCCTTGAGGGGCGCGCGCGCGAGGTGCTTGCGGGGCTGAATTTCTCTCAGGAGATGATGGACGGCGACGTCGGCGCGCTTTCGGGCGGGTGGAAGATGCGCGTCGCCCTGGCGCGCATTCTCCTCATGCGGCCCGACGTCATGCTGCTCGACGAGCCCAGCAACCATCTGGACCTCGAAAGCCTCATCTGGCTCGAGGCGTTTCTCAAGGGCTATGAAGGCGCGCTTCTCATGACGTCGCATGACCGCGAATTCATGAACCGCATCGTCGCCAAAGTCATCGAGATCGACGGCGGCTCGCTCACCACCTATTCGGGAGATTACGAGTTCTACGAAGCCCAGCGCGCGCAGAACGAAAAGCAGCAGCAGGCGCAATACGAACGCCAGCAGGCCATGCTCGCCAAGGAGATCAAGTTCATCGAGCGCTTCAAGGCGCGGGCCTCTCACGCCGCTCAGGTGCAGAGCCGCGTGAAGAAGCTCGACAAGATCGAAAAAGTCGAACCGCCGCGCCGCCGCCAGACGATCCTCTTCGAGTTCCGTCCCGCCCCGCGTTCGGGCGACGACGTCGCGACGCTAAAGAACATTCACAAGGGCTACGGCGCCAGGCGCATTTATGACGGCCTCGACTTCGGGGTGCGCCGCCGCGAGCGCTGGTGCGTGATGGGCGTCAACGGCGCCGGCAAGTCGACGCTGCTGAAACTCGTCGCCGGCGCGGCCGAGCCCGACGAGGGCGCGGTGTCGATCGGGGCGAGCGTGAAAATGGGCTATTTCGCGCAGCACGCCATGGACCTGCTCGACGGAGACCGCACCGTCTTCGAGACGCTGGAGGACGCCTTTCCGCAAGCAGGGCAGGGATCTCTGCGCACGCTCGCAGGCTGCTTCGGATTTTCGGGCGACGACGCCGAGAAGAAGTGCCGCGTCCTTTCGGGCGGCGAAAAAGCGCGTCTCGTCATGGCGAAAATGCTCTATGATCCGCCGAATTTCCTCGTTCTCGACGAACCGACGAACCATCTCGATCTCGCGACGAAAGAGATGCTCATCACGGCGCTCGGCAATTTCGAGGGCGCCATGCTCTTCGTTTCGCATGACCGCCGCTTTCTCGGCGCCTTATCCAACCGCGTGCTGGAGCTGACTCCGGAGGGCGTTCACAAATATGATGGCGGCTATACGGAATATGTCGCGCGCACGGGCCATGAGGCGCCCGGCCTGCACGAATGA
- a CDS encoding DUF4242 domain-containing protein — MPKYIIERNVPGAGFLTADDLKALTQRSCSVLRELGPDVQWVQSFVAEDKLYCIYIATDPDVIRKHAALGGFPVDRITEVKAIIDPAAA, encoded by the coding sequence ATGCCAAAATACATCATCGAACGAAACGTTCCCGGCGCCGGCTTCCTGACGGCCGACGATCTGAAGGCGTTGACTCAGAGATCCTGTTCGGTCCTTCGCGAATTGGGGCCGGACGTCCAATGGGTCCAGAGCTTCGTCGCCGAGGACAAGCTCTATTGCATCTACATCGCGACGGACCCGGACGTCATTCGAAAGCACGCGGCGCTCGGCGGCTTCCCGGTGGATCGCATCACCGAAGTCAAGGCGATCATCGATCCCGCTGCGGCCTGA
- a CDS encoding ArsR/SmtB family transcription factor gives MTQSRTRQRQSAKIVDAVQRLIPKAEEAELFLKALANAHRLLVLCELLKGEACVTELQNAVGLSQSSLSQHLARLRQDRLVKTRRESRTIYYSLADDRVRRMIELLHDIFCAS, from the coding sequence ATGACTCAGAGTCGCACCCGCCAGAGGCAATCCGCGAAAATCGTCGATGCGGTTCAACGCCTCATTCCGAAAGCGGAAGAGGCCGAACTCTTTCTCAAGGCGCTCGCGAATGCGCATCGGCTGCTGGTTCTGTGCGAACTGCTTAAAGGCGAAGCCTGCGTCACTGAATTGCAGAACGCCGTCGGCTTGAGCCAATCCTCGCTCTCTCAACATCTGGCGCGGTTACGTCAGGACAGGCTCGTCAAGACGCGCCGCGAGTCGCGGACGATCTATTATTCGCTCGCCGACGATCGCGTCAGACGCATGATCGAGCTGTTGCACGACATTTTCTGCGCTTCCTGA
- a CDS encoding M3 family metallopeptidase, with translation MSNPLMKPWAAPFGLPPFNEIRSEHFRPAFETALERHRAEIDEIANNAAAPGFANTIEALERSGKLLTDVGSVFWNLTATDTNQEMQEIERDMAAALSRHASDISMNPDLFRRVEALHAQRESLGLSPEQRRVLELTYKNFIRAGAKLNDADKARMKKILERLAGLSTQFSQNVLADESSWVLFLEESDLDGLSPDFRAAAARIAAERGAPGKYAVTLARSSAEIFLQSSTRRDLREIVFRAWASRGENGGETDNGPLIRDILQLREERAKLLGFETFADYKLDDTMAKTPAAVRDLLARVWTPALARAAEERAQIQALVDKEGANFSVAAHDWRYYAERVRKDLYDLDQASLRPYFQLDKIVAAAFSVAERLFGLQFVERKDLHLYHPDVRAFEALDKNGEHVALFLADYFARPSKRSGAWMSDFRTQHRLDGEVRPIIVNVMNFTKGADGAPTLLSLDDARTLFHEFGHGLHGMLSNVTYPLVAGTNVARDFVELPSQLYEHWLLEPAVLKEFALHAKTGEPMPDDLLARIAASRHFNQGFATVEFCASAHVDLDLHAQPAAEDFDAAAFERESLTRLSMPPEIIMRHRLPHFSHIFSGDGYSAGYYSYLWAETLDADAFEAFKETGDPFAPHVAERLKTHIYAAGGKQNAGDAYVAFRGRMPTVEPLLRQRGFAPTSAGR, from the coding sequence ATGTCGAATCCGTTGATGAAGCCTTGGGCGGCGCCTTTCGGACTGCCGCCTTTCAACGAAATCAGAAGCGAGCATTTCCGGCCGGCTTTCGAGACGGCCCTCGAACGACACCGCGCGGAGATCGACGAGATCGCCAATAATGCGGCCGCGCCGGGTTTCGCAAATACGATCGAAGCGCTCGAACGCTCCGGCAAGCTTTTGACGGATGTCGGCTCCGTCTTCTGGAACCTCACCGCCACCGACACTAATCAGGAGATGCAGGAAATCGAGCGCGACATGGCGGCCGCGCTCTCCCGCCACGCGAGCGACATTTCCATGAACCCGGACCTTTTTCGCCGGGTCGAGGCGCTCCACGCGCAGCGGGAAAGTCTCGGCCTCTCGCCTGAGCAGCGACGCGTCCTGGAACTGACCTACAAGAATTTCATCCGCGCCGGCGCGAAGCTCAACGATGCGGACAAGGCGCGCATGAAGAAGATATTGGAGCGTCTCGCCGGTCTCTCGACGCAATTTTCACAAAATGTGCTCGCCGACGAATCCTCATGGGTCCTGTTCCTGGAGGAAAGCGATCTCGACGGCCTGTCGCCCGACTTTCGCGCGGCCGCCGCGCGCATCGCCGCGGAGCGCGGCGCGCCGGGCAAATACGCGGTGACGCTGGCGCGTTCGAGCGCGGAAATCTTCCTGCAGAGCTCGACGCGGCGCGATCTGCGCGAGATCGTCTTCCGCGCCTGGGCGAGCCGCGGCGAAAATGGCGGCGAGACCGACAACGGCCCGCTGATCCGCGACATCCTGCAACTGCGCGAAGAGCGCGCGAAGCTCCTGGGCTTCGAGACCTTCGCCGACTACAAGCTCGACGATACGATGGCGAAAACGCCCGCCGCCGTGCGCGATCTCCTGGCGCGCGTCTGGACGCCCGCCCTCGCCCGCGCCGCTGAGGAGCGCGCGCAGATACAGGCGCTCGTCGACAAGGAGGGCGCGAATTTCTCCGTGGCCGCGCATGACTGGCGCTATTACGCCGAGCGCGTCAGGAAGGATCTCTACGATCTCGATCAGGCGTCGCTGCGGCCCTACTTTCAGCTCGACAAGATCGTGGCGGCGGCGTTCAGCGTGGCCGAAAGGCTTTTCGGCCTTCAATTCGTCGAGCGGAAGGATCTCCATCTCTATCACCCGGACGTGCGCGCCTTCGAGGCGCTCGACAAGAACGGCGAGCATGTCGCCCTTTTCCTCGCCGATTATTTCGCGCGTCCCTCCAAACGCAGCGGCGCCTGGATGTCGGATTTCCGCACGCAGCACAGGCTCGATGGCGAGGTGCGGCCGATCATCGTCAATGTCATGAACTTCACCAAGGGGGCGGACGGCGCGCCGACCTTGCTCAGCCTCGACGACGCCCGCACCCTTTTCCACGAATTTGGCCATGGCCTGCACGGCATGTTGTCGAACGTGACTTATCCGCTCGTGGCCGGAACGAATGTCGCCCGCGACTTCGTCGAACTTCCTTCGCAGCTTTATGAGCACTGGCTGCTCGAGCCGGCGGTGCTGAAGGAATTCGCGCTGCACGCCAAAACGGGCGAACCAATGCCCGACGATCTTCTGGCGCGCATCGCCGCCTCGCGCCATTTCAACCAGGGCTTCGCGACGGTGGAATTCTGCGCCTCGGCCCATGTCGATCTCGACCTCCACGCCCAGCCTGCGGCTGAAGACTTCGACGCCGCCGCCTTCGAGCGGGAAAGCCTCACGCGCCTTTCCATGCCGCCGGAAATCATCATGCGGCATCGTCTCCCGCATTTCAGCCACATTTTCTCCGGCGACGGCTATTCGGCCGGCTATTACAGTTACCTCTGGGCCGAGACGCTCGACGCCGACGCCTTCGAGGCCTTCAAGGAGACCGGCGATCCCTTCGCGCCGCATGTCGCCGAAAGGCTCAAGACCCATATCTACGCCGCCGGCGGGAAGCAGAATGCGGGCGACGCTTACGTCGCCTTTCGCGGCAGAATGCCGACTGTCGAGCCGCTTCTGCGTCAACGGGGCTTTGCGCCGACGAGCGCCGGGCGATGA
- a CDS encoding KGG domain-containing protein translates to MQAQDDRSVNALLRIRTYFPCPTGKRSSADLRWFGDCEPAFQHLKRRRSQYPDDRLLGRTKALAGKQPSKSGTCARAFVSAGAQTPPNFQRSFVTEVTMARQHDTEHEKGTQKPKGTMTVQEAGKMGGEIRKEELGPEGYSEIGKMGGEVRKEQLGHEGYSEMGKKGGEARKEQLGPEGYSEMGKMGGEARKEQLGPEGYSELGHKGGQRVKQLIEEGKRAEADEGGEEGMSENEESKGRGMTGHSKPRH, encoded by the coding sequence ATGCAGGCGCAAGACGATCGAAGCGTGAACGCGCTGCTACGTATACGTACGTACTTCCCATGCCCAACGGGCAAACGATCTAGCGCTGATCTTCGATGGTTTGGCGATTGCGAGCCGGCGTTTCAGCACCTGAAGCGCCGGCGATCTCAATACCCAGACGACAGGTTGCTCGGCAGGACAAAAGCGCTGGCCGGCAAGCAGCCCTCGAAGTCCGGAACATGCGCTCGGGCGTTCGTTTCGGCAGGGGCGCAAACGCCCCCGAACTTCCAGCGCAGCTTTGTAACGGAGGTCACGATGGCCCGCCAGCATGACACTGAACACGAAAAAGGAACCCAGAAGCCGAAGGGCACGATGACTGTGCAGGAAGCCGGCAAGATGGGCGGCGAAATCCGCAAAGAGGAGCTGGGCCCGGAAGGTTATTCCGAGATTGGCAAGATGGGCGGCGAGGTCCGCAAGGAGCAGCTCGGCCACGAAGGTTATTCCGAAATGGGCAAGAAGGGCGGCGAGGCGCGCAAGGAGCAGCTCGGCCCCGAGGGCTATTCCGAAATGGGCAAGATGGGCGGCGAAGCGCGCAAGGAGCAGCTTGGGCCGGAAGGCTATTCCGAGCTCGGCCATAAAGGCGGCCAGCGCGTGAAGCAGCTCATCGAGGAAGGCAAGCGCGCCGAAGCCGATGAAGGCGGCGAGGAAGGCATGTCCGAAAACGAGGAAAGCAAAGGCCGCGGCATGACGGGCCACAGCAAGCCGCGTCACTAG
- a CDS encoding TetR/AcrR family transcriptional regulator, translating to MSKRDVNELRQKLLSQGVALLMDQGYHGTGIQEIVQSVGVPKGSFYNYFPSKEAFSAEVVKHYIDPFIKQLDAHLQRSGVSAAAGLRAYFDELIEETERKGFKGGCLLGNLMGEIGDTSDLAQASLREAVHRYRDRLREGVARGQREGDFRTDVDAKDMADLLVNLWQGALLRMKVEQSVRPLTQFRDIALNGFFRA from the coding sequence ATGAGCAAACGCGACGTCAACGAATTGCGGCAGAAGCTTCTCAGCCAGGGCGTCGCGCTGCTGATGGACCAAGGCTATCACGGCACCGGCATACAGGAGATCGTGCAAAGCGTCGGCGTCCCGAAGGGGTCTTTCTACAATTACTTCCCCAGTAAAGAGGCTTTCAGCGCCGAGGTCGTCAAGCATTACATCGACCCTTTCATCAAGCAGCTCGACGCGCATCTCCAGCGTAGCGGCGTTTCGGCCGCCGCCGGATTGCGCGCCTATTTCGACGAGCTGATCGAAGAGACGGAGCGCAAGGGTTTCAAAGGCGGATGCCTTCTCGGCAATCTCATGGGCGAAATCGGCGACACCAGCGATCTCGCCCAGGCCTCCTTGCGCGAAGCGGTGCATCGCTATCGAGACAGGCTGCGCGAAGGCGTGGCGCGCGGCCAGCGTGAGGGCGATTTCCGGACCGATGTCGACGCGAAGGACATGGCGGACCTTCTCGTCAATCTCTGGCAAGGCGCGCTGCTGCGCATGAAAGTCGAGCAATCCGTGCGCCCGCTCACGCAATTTCGCGACATTGCGCTCAACGGCTTCTTCAGGGCGTGA